The stretch of DNA GATCGCTTGGGAGGGCATCTGGTCACAGGCCACGTGGATGGTGTCGGACATGTTCGTGAAGTGAGCCTGTCGGGACGTTCGCAGGTATTTGCCATCGCCGCGCCGCTCGGTCTGCTGCGTTATATCGCCGCCAAGGGCAGCATCTGCGTGGACGGTATCAGTTTAACCGTCAATGCGCTCCATGGTGACCTGTTCACGCTCAATGTCATCCCCCATACACTGGAGCAGACGACGGCCGCGCAGTGGCGGTCGGGACAGGCCGTCAATCTGGAGGTAGACCTCATCGCCCGCTATCTGGAGCGCTGGGTGGTCACGGACCCCAGGTCCGGGTTAAAATCGGAAATTACGCGCGATTCGCTGGCCGCAAAAGGGTTCCCCGTATGAGCAGTGCCGATATCAGTCCCACCGAGGAAATCATCGCCGACATCGCCGCCGGACGCATGGTGATCCTGATGGATGACGAGGGGCGTGAAAACGAAGGCGACCTCATTATGGCGGCGGAGTTTGTGACGCCTGCCGCCATCAACTTCATGGTCTCTCAGGCGCGTGGTCTTGTGTGTCTACCGCTCACCCGCGAACGTTGTGGGCAATTGCGTCTTCCACAGATGGTGGGCCACAACACGGCCAGCTTAGGCACCGCGTTCACGGTCTCGATTGAGGCCGCCCACGGTGTCACCACCGGTATCTCTGCCGCTGACCGCGCCGTGACGATTCAGGCGGCCATTGCCGATGACGCAGGGCCTGAGGACATTGTGATGCCCGGTCATATCTTTCCCTTGGCGGCAGAAGCCGGGGGTGTACTGGTTCGTGCCGGTCATACAGAAGCGGCAGTAGATATTGCTCGGCTGGCGGGCTGCAAACCCGCTGGCGTCATCTGCGAAATTCTCAACGCCGACGGTGAAATGGCGCGTTTGCCCGACCTGCTCCCCTATGCGGCAGAACACGGCCTCAAAATTGGCACCATTGCCGATCTGATTAGCTACCGCTTGGAACGGGAGCGTATCATACAGCGCGAGGCGAGCGGTCCGTGGCATACCCCATACGGCAACTTCCAGCTCCATGTTTATCGTGACTGGGTCGTCAATGAAACGCACTTCGCCCTGGTTCTCGGCGATCTGGAAGCGTGTGATGAACCCATATTGGTGCGGGTACAGGTTGGCAAAACACTGAATGATCTGTTCACCGGTGATGCCAGTCCAAACACCATAGCTCTGCGGCGCATCGCCGCGGAGGGCTGTGGCGTGCTGGTCTACCTCCACCATCAGGAGAGTGTCGAAGAACTTCTGCGAGATGTTGCCGCGCTGCCTGAAAAGCCCAAGGGACCTGGCCAGGCGAGTGACGCCGGACGTGTCCTGCGCACCTTTGGTATCGGCGCCCAGATTCTCTCTGATCTGGGAGTACATCGGGCAGTGGTCCTGAGCGACAGCCAGTTTCAATACCGTGGTATCGGCGGCTTCGGGTTGGAGATCGTCGATCAGCGCCCCTTTCAGGAAGTTTCCGAGGATGAGTCATGATTCGTCATATCGAGGGCAGTTTGCAGGCTGGTGAGCATCGGTTTGCTCTGTTGGTCGGCCGCTTCAACAGCTTTATTACCCAACAGCTCGAGCAGGGTGCCATCGACGCGTTGCGTCGTCACGGTGCAAAAGAAGAACAGCTTCACGTCGTTTATGTGCCGGGTGCCTATGAGATGCCGCTGGTCGCGCAGAAACTCGCGCGCGGTGGCAATTATGATGCAGTGCTTTGTTTGGGCGCGGTGATTCGCGGGGGCACTCCACATTTTGATTATGTCGCGGCCGAAGTGTCCAAAGGCGTGGCCCAAGTATCCATGGACACGGGGGTCCCGGTGATTTTTGGGGTGCTGACCACGGATAGCATTGAGCAGGCCATTGAGCGCGCCGGAACTAAAGCGGGCAATAAAGGCTTTGATGCTGCCATGACTGCGCTGGAAATGGTGCAGTTATTGCGTCAGATATGAACAGCGCCCCATGAAAATCAGTCGCCGTCGTCTGGCGCGTCAAGCTGCCGTTCAGGCCCTCTATCAGTGGCAGATGAATCCTGGCCTCTGCACCGAGATCGAGTTGCAATTTATCTCTGACCCCGAGCGCCTGCAGGGCGCCGATGTTGCTTTTTTCAAAAGTCTTTGGCAAGGGGTTTGTGCCGCAATCCCGGAGCTGGACCCTGCCATTGCCCAGGAGGTTCAGGATCGCCGCTGGAGCGATGAAGTCAGCGAAGTCGAACGGGCGATTCTGCGTTTGGCGGCCTACGAATTGCGGGACTATCCGCAAACGCCCTACCGGGTGATCATCAATGAAGCCATAGAGCTGGGTAAAGACTTCGGTGGTGAGCAGGGCCATCGCTTTGTGAACGCCGTCCTGGATAAGCTGGCGCAGAAATGGCGCGCTCCGGAGACTTTGCAGGCTGGTCGCTGACAAATCGCAACCAGTCTGCTTTTGCTCCTGCCGACCGGAAAAAGGTCTTGTCCTGACTTTGAAAAATCTGCCATCTTGTGCTATCACCTCTAAGGCGGTCTTTCCATGTTCCCAGGAGTGTAGCCATGGCGGATGAACAACCTAAAAAACGAGTCACAAAGCCCAAGGAAGTTTCAGCTGCGCCCAAGGTGCGCGCCGCTCGCGCCCCTAAACCAGCGGAAGACACTGCACCGGTGAAAATGCCGCGTAGTGCGGGGAGGCGCTCAAAGTCCCTTGCAGTTTCTGCCGCCGATCGTCAGCGCATGATTGCTGAACGTGCCTACTATCTCGCTGAGGCCCGCAGCTTTGCGGGATGCGATTACCAGGCAGATTGGTACGCAGCGGAGGCCTGGATCGACGCTCAGCTATCCACTAAAGGGGCCTGATGCGGCCAGTCTAAATGCCGTTTCGGCGGGCGCCAGACAAACTTCTGGCGACGCATAAGGTTTTGGGTGTAACCTCTTCACTTCGAAGATATTGTCAATTAGCTTGGAGTTTCTATGCGCGCTCATCATGATTTCAGTAAACGTTCCCTCCTCGCTGTATGTGGCGCAGCAGTTTTGGTACTTTCCATTCCCGTGGCTGAAGCGCTGACCACACCTAGGGCAGATCTGGAGGATGTGGCTACTACCCACCCCGCCGATCTCACTACCGCCAAGCTGGAAAACACGATTGGCACCCGTTGTGCCCTAGGTAATGGGGTTCCGCAAAATTATGGTTTGGCCGCACAGTGGTTTGAGAAGGCTGCCCTCCATGGCTATGCCAAGGCCGAATATAACCTCGGCATGCAGTATTATTTCGGGCAAGGTGTCAGTAAGAATGAAACCAAAGCAGCTTACTGGTGGGAGAAGGCGGCAGCGCAGGGTATTGCCGCCGCGCAGTACAACCTAGGTAATCTCTATTTCTTAGGGCAAGGGGTACCACAGGATTATAGCAAGGCCAGCCTTTGGTGGCACAAGGCCGCAGCACTCGGGAATACCCTGGCCACCAGTAACTTGGCAACGTTGGCGCGTATGCACCCAGAGCCTCAAACAATGGCTGCTGTCGAGAAAAAAAACTTAGTCGAGCCCTGATGTGCGGCTGATCATTTAATCGGTGCTTTTTTCTGTATTGTCGGCCGCTGTGCCGTTACCTTTCTGGACACGCATAGCGGCGGCATGTTCCTTTTCGATGTACTCCCGCTTGCCGCGTTCGGCGTTGAGTTGCCCTTCAAGGTCGATCACACGTCGTTCATGGCGACGGATCTTTAGTTTGTTACGAATATGCGTGGGTAGATAAATCAGCATGCTCGCAATAAAGCCGGCGACGAAACCACTGAGCAGGACTACACCCTGGGATTGTGCAAACGTCCACGAGAAGAAATGAATAGTGGCGGGTGCCCCGTTCTGAACTGCAAAAATGACAGCCAGTGCCGCTATCAAAAAAGAAACAACCATCCACATGGCATCCTCCTTTGCTTGGTTGCGTATTTGTTGTAACAGTAACTTAGATGCTTTAACCACGCCTGAAAAATACGCTGCGCACCCAACTGGTCCCGGCCCAGAGTGCCGTGGGCAGGATGATCAGCCAAGCCCATACCGGCAAATTGAGTATCGGGCTATCCAGCCGATGCTCCAGCGCCGCGATAATGCCTAAGCCTACCACAATGAATGTGCCGCCTACGCCATAGGTAAGCATTTGCAAACCACTGTGCAGTTCCTGCCGAATGCCCTCGATGTCGTTATTGCGAATCACCAGCGGCAGCTCCCCCTGTTGGGCCTGGCGCAGGATGTTGTGCAGGAGTACCGGCATTTCGGGCAGCACCAATCCCCATTGTGGGAAGTATTGTTTAAGTTCGGACCACCAGCCCTGCGGCCCGCGCTGACGACTGAGCCATTCCGTCAACAGCGGTGTCGCGACTTCCCAGATGTTGAGTGCCGGGTTGAAATCGCGGGCAATGCCTTCGACGTTGACCAGTGTTTTTTGGAGTAGCAGGAGTTGTGGCTGAGTTTGCATTTGAAAGGTGCGCGTCGTCTGGAAGAGGCGAAGCAAGAGACTGGCGACGGATATTTCATTCAGGGGCTTTTCAAATACTGGTTCGGCAATGGCACGAATGGCTGTTTCGAAATCTTGTACGTTAGTGTCTGGTGGTACCCATCCGGCTTCCACATGCGCTTCTGCTACGCGCCGGTAGTCGCGCCGGAAAAATGCAATCATATTTTCAGCGAGGTAATGCTGGCTCGCGTCATCCAGGCTGCCCATTATACCAAAATCAACGGCGATAAAGCGTCCATTCTTCGGATCAATAAAGACGTTGCCGGGATGCATGTCCGCATGGAAATATGCGTCGCGAAAGACCTGGCGAAAAAAGATTTCTGCGGCGCGTCGCGAGAGTTGGTCAAAATCAATGCCTGCGTTATGCAATGCGTCGCGCTGACCGATAGGAATGCCATAGATGCGCTCCATTACCAATACTGGTGGCGCGCAGTAATCCCAGTATATTTCAGGTACATAGAGTAGGTCTGTCTCGGCAGAAAAATTACGCCGCAACTGGCTGGCGTTGGCCGCCTCACGTAGTAGATCCAATTCACCGCGAATGGTTTTGGCATATTCGGTGACAACCGCGCGTATTCTCAAGCGACGACCCTCCTGAGAATAGCGCTCCGCGAGATCCGCGAGCAGGGCGAGTATCGCCAGGTCCTGATCAATAATCCACTGCAGGCCAGGGCGTCGGACTTTGATTGCCACCTCACGGCCGTCCAGTAACTGTCCAAAGTGTACCTGGGCAATGGACGCCGCAGCAGCAGGCTGATCTTCAAATTGAGAGAAGACCGCTTCAATCGGTTTACCAAGTGCCGCCTCGATAATCTGCCGAGCGACGTTTGACGGGAAGGGGGGTACAGCATCCTGAAGTTTCGCGAGTTCCTGAGTAATATGCTCGGGAAGCAAATCTCGGCGGGTTGAAAGCATCTGTCCGAGTTTGATAAAGGTGGGTCCCAGGGTTTCTAGGGCCTCACGCAAGCGTTCGGCGAAGGTGCCCTGCGGACGCGGTCCCAGCCAAGCCATAGGACTTAGGCGTAGAATAGCCTGATAGGGTTTTAACAAAGGGAGGAAATAGAGCACATCGTCCAGGCGATAACGCACGAGAACGCGGGTGATGTGCAGCGTACGTACAAAACGGAGGAAGGATTGTCGCATGGTGGCTAGTCTATCACGGAAATGACGCCGCGCACCGCCATGGAATAAAAAAGCGGGCCTTAGTTCGCCCGCCCTTTTAGCGCTGGGAGGAAATTACTGAACGGTCTTCTGCACCTTGATGTTAGAATTGATTTCCACACGCTGATTCAGGAATCGACCTTGTCGGGTCGCGTTAGTGGCTACTGGATTGTCATAGGAGTGCCCCTTGAGTACCATGCGATCGCTTGTCACTCCATGTTGCTTCAGGTACTGCGCTACACTTCGGGCACGCAGTTTGGATAGCTTAAGATTGTACGCATAAGTGCCCACCTTGCTGCAATAGCCGTTGACGTCGAGTACGGCATTCGGGTGGTTTTTTGCAAAGCTCGCCACCTGGTCAAGGACCTTGATGTCATGATCCAGAAGCTTGTATGAATCAAACTTGAAGTTAATTCCAGTAATGGTGATCGGCTTGCTGACTAGAATCGTCCGCTCTACAGGTGCGATGGGCGCGGGTGCTGGCGCGGGAGGCGTCGGTGCGACCGCCACTGCGACCGGTGCCGGGGCACAGTAGGCGGGCACAGGACCGTCAGTGACCGGGCGTCCGCCACGTACACAGATGCCCGTGCTGGTGACAACGGGCTTGGCACCGTGTTCTATTGCATAACCTACGTAGCCATCGTCCGCATAGGCGGCGCTGGCGAGAAGCCCCCCGCTGATGGCAACCAACAGCGCAATTTGTTTAATATGTTGCATTATTGAAACCCTCCTCTCTCAAGCCCTGGCGAATCTGCCCGGCAAAAAATCTTTACCACTCTTATGGAGGATGTTGTAAATGGGCAACTTTGTCAAGGCGCCGAAGGCGCAAGATATGCATGAATCATCAAAATGCTGACCGCTGTGCCCAAAATGACCGCCACCCACAGCCGCCCGACTTGCTTGACAAGGAAACGTCTAAGCCGCACAATGCGCCGCTAATCGTGGGAGGGGTTCCCGAGCGGTCAAAGGGATCAGACTGTAAATCTGACGGCTCTGCCTTCGGAGGTTCGAATCCTCCCCCCTCCACCAATTGCTGCTGTAGATGTTTTAATTGCTGAGCGCAGGGCGTAGTTGTGAGTTATATTGTGCGGGTGTAGTTCAACGGTAGAACCTCAGCCTTCCAAGCTGATGGTGTGGGTTCGATTCCCATCACCCGCTCCAGTGTTCAGGCCCACATAGCTCAGTCGGTAGAGCACTTCCTTGGTAAGGAAGAGGTCACCGGTTCGAATCCGGTTGTGGGCTCCATATTTTTTGGTCTTTACTTGGGTCTGGTATTCTTGGGGAGTGTCTGATGTCCAAAGGGAAATTTGAGCGGACGAAGCCGCATGTGAACGTGGGAACGATTGGTCACGTGGACCATGGCAAGACCACATTAACGGCGGCGCTGACGAAGGTGTTGTCGGCGAAGTTTGGTGGTGAGATTCGCGCCTATGATCAGATTGACAATGCGCCGGAAGAGCGGGCACGCGGGATCACGATTGCGACCTCGCATGTAGAATATGAAACCGCAAATCGCCACTATGCGCACGTTGACTGTCCAGGACACGCCGACTACGTGAAGAACATGATCACCGGCGCCGCGCAGATGGACGGTGCTATTCTGGTGTGCTCGGCAGCGGACGGGCCCATGCCGCAGACCCGCGAACACATCCTGCTTGCTCGCCAGGTGGGTGTACCCTTTATTGTTGTGTTCCTGAACAAGGCGGACATGGTGGATGACGCCGAACTGCTGGAGCTGGTGGAAATGGAAGTGCGGGAATTGCTTTCCAAGTACGAGTTCCCCGGCGACGACATTCCGGTGATCATTGGTTCCGCGCTGAAGGCGCTGGAAGGGGACCAGAGCGACATCGGCGAGCCTGCTATCTTTAGGTTGGCGGATGCCATGGACAGTTACATCCCCATGCCGGAGCGTCCCATCGATAAACCGTTCCTGATGCCGATCGAAGACGTGTTCTCGATTTCCGGCCGCGGCACGGTGGTGACGGGTCGTATTGAGCGTGGAATTGTCAAGATTGGCGATGAAATTGAGATTATTGGCATTCACAACACGGCCAAGAGCATTGTCACTGGCGTCGAAATGTTCCGCAAGATTCTGGATCAGGGCCAGTCTGGAGACAACGTCGGCGTGCTGCTGCGTGGCACCAAGAAAGATGATGTAGAGCGCGGTCAGGTGCTGGCCAAGCCCGGCAGCATCAAGCCGCACACGCGTTTTGAGGCCGAAGTATATGTGTTGTCCAAGGAAGAAGGTGGTCGTCATACACCATTTTTCAATGGTTATCGTCCGCAGTTTTACTTCCGTACCACCGACGTAACGGGTGCGGTGGAGTTGCCGGAAGGAGTAGAAATGGTGATGCCGGGTGACAACATTCTGTTTAAGGTGGCGTTGATTGCACCGATCGCGATGGAAGAAGGTCTGCGTTTCGCAGTCCGCGAAGGCGGCCGTACCGTTGGCGCTGGCGTGGTCTCAAAGGTGGTCGAGTAAGTTTCATGTTGTTGTGTTGAACGGCGGCACTGTCCGCCGTTTGCCGTCTGCAGGGCAGTAGCTCAATTGGTAGAGCAGCGGTCTCCAAAACCGCAGGTTGGGGGTTCGAGCCCCTCCTGCCCTGCCATTATGAAAAGGTGTGGTGTTCATGTCGGAAAAAGTGAAGCTCTATTTTGCGGCAGGATTGGCTGCCCTCGGGGTGTTCGCCTATTTCCTCATCCCCATCCACCTCGGTACGTATTACCCTGGTGCTGCGTTGATTCTGGCTTTGTTGGTTGCCGCAGGGCTTTCCGCTTCCAGTAACAGCGGCAAGGCACTTCTGGTTTTTTTTCGGGAGGCTTACGTGGAGTTGCTGAAAGTGGTCTGGCCGACGCGTCCCGAGGTCTTGCGTAGTACGGCCGTCATTATGGGTCTGATCGCGATTATCGCGCTTTTCCTGTGGCTGGTGGATATGGCACTCCTTGGGGTGGTGCGGCTACTACTCGGAGGAGTCGCCTAAATGTCTATGCGTTGGTATGTGGTTCATGCGTTCTCGGGCTTCGAGAAAAAGGTGCAG from Acidithiobacillus sp. encodes:
- a CDS encoding tetratricopeptide repeat protein, which translates into the protein MRAHHDFSKRSLLAVCGAAVLVLSIPVAEALTTPRADLEDVATTHPADLTTAKLENTIGTRCALGNGVPQNYGLAAQWFEKAALHGYAKAEYNLGMQYYFGQGVSKNETKAAYWWEKAAAQGIAAAQYNLGNLYFLGQGVPQDYSKASLWWHKAAALGNTLATSNLATLARMHPEPQTMAAVEKKNLVEP
- a CDS encoding lipopolysaccharide assembly LapA domain-containing protein — encoded protein: MWMVVSFLIAALAVIFAVQNGAPATIHFFSWTFAQSQGVVLLSGFVAGFIASMLIYLPTHIRNKLKIRRHERRVIDLEGQLNAERGKREYIEKEHAAAMRVQKGNGTAADNTEKSTD
- the ribB gene encoding 3,4-dihydroxy-2-butanone-4-phosphate synthase, with translation MSSADISPTEEIIADIAAGRMVILMDDEGRENEGDLIMAAEFVTPAAINFMVSQARGLVCLPLTRERCGQLRLPQMVGHNTASLGTAFTVSIEAAHGVTTGISAADRAVTIQAAIADDAGPEDIVMPGHIFPLAAEAGGVLVRAGHTEAAVDIARLAGCKPAGVICEILNADGEMARLPDLLPYAAEHGLKIGTIADLISYRLERERIIQREASGPWHTPYGNFQLHVYRDWVVNETHFALVLGDLEACDEPILVRVQVGKTLNDLFTGDASPNTIALRRIAAEGCGVLVYLHHQESVEELLRDVAALPEKPKGPGQASDAGRVLRTFGIGAQILSDLGVHRAVVLSDSQFQYRGIGGFGLEIVDQRPFQEVSEDES
- the ribE gene encoding 6,7-dimethyl-8-ribityllumazine synthase encodes the protein MIRHIEGSLQAGEHRFALLVGRFNSFITQQLEQGAIDALRRHGAKEEQLHVVYVPGAYEMPLVAQKLARGGNYDAVLCLGAVIRGGTPHFDYVAAEVSKGVAQVSMDTGVPVIFGVLTTDSIEQAIERAGTKAGNKGFDAAMTALEMVQLLRQI
- the ubiB gene encoding ubiquinone biosynthesis regulatory protein kinase UbiB; amino-acid sequence: MRQSFLRFVRTLHITRVLVRYRLDDVLYFLPLLKPYQAILRLSPMAWLGPRPQGTFAERLREALETLGPTFIKLGQMLSTRRDLLPEHITQELAKLQDAVPPFPSNVARQIIEAALGKPIEAVFSQFEDQPAAAASIAQVHFGQLLDGREVAIKVRRPGLQWIIDQDLAILALLADLAERYSQEGRRLRIRAVVTEYAKTIRGELDLLREAANASQLRRNFSAETDLLYVPEIYWDYCAPPVLVMERIYGIPIGQRDALHNAGIDFDQLSRRAAEIFFRQVFRDAYFHADMHPGNVFIDPKNGRFIAVDFGIMGSLDDASQHYLAENMIAFFRRDYRRVAEAHVEAGWVPPDTNVQDFETAIRAIAEPVFEKPLNEISVASLLLRLFQTTRTFQMQTQPQLLLLQKTLVNVEGIARDFNPALNIWEVATPLLTEWLSRQRGPQGWWSELKQYFPQWGLVLPEMPVLLHNILRQAQQGELPLVIRNNDIEGIRQELHSGLQMLTYGVGGTFIVVGLGIIAALEHRLDSPILNLPVWAWLIILPTALWAGTSWVRSVFFRRG
- a CDS encoding riboflavin synthase is translated as MFTGIIQGLGQICGVQPQGGDLRMIVAAGKLDLSDVLLGDSIAVSGACLTVVEVQRDTFTVDVSRETLDKTLLGRLKPGSPVNLEKALRLADRLGGHLVTGHVDGVGHVREVSLSGRSQVFAIAAPLGLLRYIAAKGSICVDGISLTVNALHGDLFTLNVIPHTLEQTTAAQWRSGQAVNLEVDLIARYLERWVVTDPRSGLKSEITRDSLAAKGFPV
- the secE gene encoding preprotein translocase subunit SecE, whose amino-acid sequence is MSEKVKLYFAAGLAALGVFAYFLIPIHLGTYYPGAALILALLVAAGLSASSNSGKALLVFFREAYVELLKVVWPTRPEVLRSTAVIMGLIAIIALFLWLVDMALLGVVRLLLGGVA
- a CDS encoding DUF2934 domain-containing protein, whose protein sequence is MADEQPKKRVTKPKEVSAAPKVRAARAPKPAEDTAPVKMPRSAGRRSKSLAVSAADRQRMIAERAYYLAEARSFAGCDYQADWYAAEAWIDAQLSTKGA
- the nusB gene encoding transcription antitermination factor NusB, whose translation is MKISRRRLARQAAVQALYQWQMNPGLCTEIELQFISDPERLQGADVAFFKSLWQGVCAAIPELDPAIAQEVQDRRWSDEVSEVERAILRLAAYELRDYPQTPYRVIINEAIELGKDFGGEQGHRFVNAVLDKLAQKWRAPETLQAGR
- a CDS encoding OmpA family protein, producing MQHIKQIALLVAISGGLLASAAYADDGYVGYAIEHGAKPVVTSTGICVRGGRPVTDGPVPAYCAPAPVAVAVAPTPPAPAPAPIAPVERTILVSKPITITGINFKFDSYKLLDHDIKVLDQVASFAKNHPNAVLDVNGYCSKVGTYAYNLKLSKLRARSVAQYLKQHGVTSDRMVLKGHSYDNPVATNATRQGRFLNQRVEINSNIKVQKTVQ
- the tuf gene encoding elongation factor Tu; its protein translation is MSKGKFERTKPHVNVGTIGHVDHGKTTLTAALTKVLSAKFGGEIRAYDQIDNAPEERARGITIATSHVEYETANRHYAHVDCPGHADYVKNMITGAAQMDGAILVCSAADGPMPQTREHILLARQVGVPFIVVFLNKADMVDDAELLELVEMEVRELLSKYEFPGDDIPVIIGSALKALEGDQSDIGEPAIFRLADAMDSYIPMPERPIDKPFLMPIEDVFSISGRGTVVTGRIERGIVKIGDEIEIIGIHNTAKSIVTGVEMFRKILDQGQSGDNVGVLLRGTKKDDVERGQVLAKPGSIKPHTRFEAEVYVLSKEEGGRHTPFFNGYRPQFYFRTTDVTGAVELPEGVEMVMPGDNILFKVALIAPIAMEEGLRFAVREGGRTVGAGVVSKVVE